AAAGGGCGAGTGTAGGAATCTGGCAACTATTTCCACTAGATAATACGTATGCCAAGTTATTCAGAACCACATCCTTATCCTAGAACAAAGTTAGCCTGCATACTTTCACAATTACAAAATTTTTGGCCCACCTGAATTTGGTTAGTGAAGGCTCCAGGGGTGAAGCGGCCAGCAATGGGTGTGGCACCAGTGTACCTTGCAAACTTCAGCACAGCACGCTGTCCCATGGGGCGTGAGGAGATCACATAGACATCTGCAGGATTTTCTATGGCTGCAATAGCTCGGGCAGCCAGCAGAATCTTCTCATAAGTCTTGCGCAGGTGGATGATATAAACACCTGGAAAAGTTTATGATTAAAAGTCCATTCCTAACACTATACATCCTTGCGACTGAACAGATAATGGCCTGATGATGTACCTAACAAACAAATGAGAAAATATTATGTATAATTAATTTAATCAAACCTAAGAAATTCATGGTAGCTATTAGGTTCATATCTTAGGACAGAAAATAGTA
This window of the Eriocheir sinensis breed Jianghai 21 unplaced genomic scaffold, ASM2467909v1 Scaffold707, whole genome shotgun sequence genome carries:
- the LOC126994039 gene encoding 40S ribosomal protein SA-like — encoded protein: MSGGLSVMSLEENDVTRFLAAGTHLGANNVNFQMEQYVYKRRQDGVYIIHLRKTYEKILLAARAIAAIENPADVYVISSRPMGQRAVLKFARYTGATPIAGRFTPGAFTNQIQVGQKFCNCESMQANFVLG